From Phragmites australis chromosome 5, lpPhrAust1.1, whole genome shotgun sequence, a single genomic window includes:
- the LOC133917890 gene encoding predicted GPI-anchored protein 58 — MKRRAAYSGPAAGTPRVAGSSHQAGGRGTAGSGAVAPGDKGKCPRAFVPQPSSLSSPWPPRPPKDPAGDQMRPEVPSPALAFEPSAPTPEPSMPMELEPQGPPCPEPRAAAAPEQPAPSEPTLSSSRAEQAAVVEVVAARAAPTWQSSGTLSASAKRAQAAVATERAELDRYRTALVEERGRLEEVGWLLEARITLARATHERSMCAVAEEREALEEVRDEAVAVQEDASRMEQHCSGGPLSCLLRSGWSGLGKWRSASARNLWSPPGQT; from the exons atgaAGAGGCGGGCGGCGTACAGCGGAccggcggcggggacgccgcgggtggcaggcagcagccatcaggccggcgGTAGAGGCACCGCCGGTAGCGGAGCGGTGGCCCCAGGGGACAAAGGAAAATGCCCCCGGGCGTTCGTGCCCCAGCCGTCGTCCTTGTCGTCGCCGTGGCCTCCACG gccgcccaaggaccccgCCGGAGACCAGATGCGGCCAGAGGTGCCAAGTCCGGCTCTCGCTTTCGAGCCGAGTGCGCCCACACCTGAGCCGAGCATGCCGATGGAACTGGAGCCGCAGGGGCCGccctgccctgagccgagggcagcggccgcACCCGAGCAGCCAGCGCCGTCTGAGCCCACCCTGAGCAGTTCAAGGGCAGAGCAAGCGGCCGTGGTTGAAGTGGTCGCGGCAAGGGCGGCGCCGACGTGGCAGTCATCGGGGACCCTGAGCGCCTCTGCAAAGAGGGCTC AGGCGGCCGTGGCAACGGAGCGAGCAGAGCTCGATAGGTACCGCACCGCCCTCGTTGAAGAAAGGGGGCGGCTAGAAGAGGTCGGCTGGCTCCTGGAGGCCCGCATCACCTTGGCCCGCGCAACCCACGAGAGGTCAATGTGtgcggtggccgaggagcgggaggcatTGGAGGAGGTGCGCGACGAAGCTGTTGCCGTGCAGGAGGACGCCAGCCGCATGGAGCAGCATTGCAGCGGCGGGCCGTTGAGCTGCTTGCTCAGGAGCGGCTGGTCCGGGCTTGGGAAGTGGCGATCGGCCAGCGCGAGAAATCTGTGGAGTCCGCCcgggcagacttag